A single genomic interval of Kineosporia corallincola harbors:
- a CDS encoding Gfo/Idh/MocA family protein, which yields MTTDIADVPARLRHGIVGTGFMGQVHARAIAAGGGELTGVASGTLEQAREGARALGAGQAFADWSGLVSSDQVDVVHVCAPNAVHAEITLAALAAGKHVVCEKPLAVSVEQAVKVTDAAADSGRVAVVPFVYRFHPMVREARARVAAGQVGRLNVVHGSYLQDWLLGADDDNWRVSSATGGPSRAFADIGSHWCDLLEFVTGSRITALSARLATVNGSRGSTSAVDTEDVAVVQFETDAGVLGSTVISQVSAGRKNRLSLEISGSAATLAFDQENPEQLWEGRREGSLLHVRDPQTLSAAAAPYAVLPAGHAQGYQDCFNALVRDTHAAINGENTDGLPRFTDGLRAVRLADAVLASARERSWITVENH from the coding sequence ATGACTACGGACATTGCAGACGTACCAGCGAGGTTGCGTCACGGGATCGTCGGCACCGGCTTCATGGGCCAGGTGCACGCCCGGGCGATCGCGGCCGGCGGCGGTGAGCTCACCGGCGTCGCCAGCGGCACCCTGGAGCAGGCTCGCGAGGGCGCCCGCGCCCTGGGCGCCGGCCAGGCCTTCGCCGACTGGTCCGGCCTGGTCTCCTCCGACCAGGTGGACGTCGTGCACGTGTGCGCGCCCAACGCCGTGCACGCCGAGATCACGCTGGCCGCCCTGGCCGCCGGCAAACACGTGGTGTGCGAGAAGCCGCTGGCCGTCTCGGTCGAGCAGGCCGTGAAGGTGACCGACGCCGCCGCCGACTCCGGCCGGGTGGCCGTGGTGCCGTTCGTGTACCGGTTCCACCCGATGGTGCGCGAGGCCCGGGCCCGGGTCGCCGCCGGGCAGGTCGGCCGCCTGAACGTGGTGCACGGCAGCTACCTCCAGGACTGGCTGCTCGGCGCCGACGACGACAACTGGCGGGTCTCCTCGGCCACCGGCGGCCCCAGCCGGGCGTTCGCCGACATCGGCTCGCACTGGTGCGACCTGCTGGAGTTCGTCACCGGCAGCCGGATCACGGCCCTGTCGGCCCGGCTCGCCACGGTCAACGGCAGCCGCGGCTCGACCAGCGCCGTCGACACCGAGGACGTCGCGGTGGTGCAGTTCGAGACCGACGCCGGGGTGCTCGGCTCGACCGTGATCAGCCAGGTCTCGGCCGGCCGCAAGAACCGCCTGTCGCTGGAGATCTCCGGCTCGGCCGCCACGCTGGCGTTCGACCAGGAGAACCCGGAGCAGCTGTGGGAGGGCCGGCGCGAGGGCAGCCTGCTGCACGTGCGCGACCCGCAGACCCTCTCGGCCGCCGCCGCCCCCTATGCGGTGCTCCCGGCCGGCCACGCGCAGGGCTACCAGGACTGCTTCAACGCCCTGGTGCGCGACACCCACGCCGCGATCAACGGCGAGAACACCGACGGCCTGCCCCGTTTCACCGACGGCCTGCGGGCGGTCCGGCTCGCCGACGCCGTTTTGGCCTCCGCGCGCGAGCGTTCCTGGATCACCGTCGAGAACCACTGA
- a CDS encoding ROK family protein has translation MSEVRASGVPERLPETVWLQVPPLSARVSPETIASTLARLISSGTATSKADLGRVTGLARSTVDTGIRALESIGAVRVGGLQHLAGRGRPAEALEIAPDFGRVLVADCGAQQVRLAVFDLGQNLLGSADLQLAMADGPGPVLDTLTGEAARLLAGIPGGATRLITVVGLPGPVDDRHGTVVRPPIMPGWDGYRVSGHIRERLGGRVTLENDVNLRALGEARARPPSPGPLLFVKIGTGIGAGLVTADGQLLRGADGAAGDIGHVRVPDATAVCACGNTGCLEAVAGLGALSRAAAGPAGGGPDAADDFLRALVHREPAALEAVQRSATAIGEVLASLVHMFNPSHIVLGGRLAEATDELLAGVRSVVYRRALPLATRNLTITGSLQPDDAGCAGGFVIGAEQFLRPEVLLERMAE, from the coding sequence GTGAGCGAGGTGCGTGCGTCCGGTGTTCCCGAGCGGCTGCCCGAGACGGTGTGGCTCCAGGTGCCGCCGCTGTCGGCGCGGGTCAGCCCGGAGACGATCGCGAGCACCCTGGCCCGGCTGATCTCCAGCGGCACCGCCACCTCCAAGGCCGACCTGGGCCGGGTCACCGGCCTGGCCCGCTCCACCGTGGACACCGGCATCCGGGCCCTGGAGTCGATCGGCGCGGTGCGGGTGGGCGGTCTCCAGCACCTGGCCGGGCGGGGCCGGCCGGCCGAGGCCCTGGAGATCGCCCCGGACTTCGGCCGGGTGCTGGTGGCCGACTGCGGGGCGCAGCAGGTGCGGCTGGCGGTGTTCGACCTCGGCCAGAACCTGCTCGGCTCGGCCGACCTCCAGCTGGCCATGGCGGACGGGCCGGGCCCGGTGCTCGACACGCTGACTGGTGAGGCGGCCCGGCTGCTGGCCGGGATCCCGGGCGGGGCAACCCGTCTCATCACGGTGGTGGGTCTGCCCGGGCCGGTGGACGACCGGCACGGCACCGTGGTGCGGCCGCCGATCATGCCGGGCTGGGACGGGTACCGGGTGTCGGGGCACATCCGGGAGCGTCTGGGTGGCCGGGTCACCCTGGAGAACGACGTGAACCTGCGGGCGTTGGGCGAGGCCCGGGCCCGTCCGCCGTCCCCCGGCCCGTTGTTGTTCGTGAAGATCGGCACCGGCATCGGGGCCGGTCTGGTGACCGCGGACGGCCAGCTGCTGAGGGGCGCGGACGGTGCGGCCGGGGACATCGGCCACGTGCGGGTGCCCGACGCCACGGCGGTCTGCGCCTGCGGCAACACCGGCTGCCTGGAGGCCGTGGCCGGGCTGGGCGCCCTGAGCCGGGCCGCGGCCGGGCCGGCGGGCGGGGGCCCGGACGCCGCGGACGACTTCCTGCGCGCCCTGGTGCACCGGGAGCCGGCGGCGCTGGAGGCGGTGCAGCGCTCGGCCACCGCGATCGGTGAGGTGCTGGCCTCGCTGGTGCACATGTTCAACCCCTCGCACATCGTGCTCGGCGGGCGGCTGGCCGAGGCCACCGACGAGCTGCTGGCCGGGGTGCGCAGCGTGGTGTACCGCCGGGCGCTGCCGCTGGCCACCCGCAACCTGACGATCACCGGCTCGCTGCAACCGGACGACGCGGGCTGCGCGGGCGGGTTCGTGATCGGGGCCGAGCAGTTCCTGCGGCCGGAGGTGCTGCTCGAGAGAATGGCCGAATAA
- a CDS encoding sugar phosphate isomerase/epimerase family protein, whose translation MDQTPARQPVTLFTGQWADLPFEEVARLAASWGYDGLEIAASGDHLDLRRADEDPAYVRSRLDILDRHGLKVYAISNHLAGQAVCDDPIDFRHEAILRPYVWGDGDAEGVRQRAAEDMKRSARVARKLGVDTVVGFTGSRIWPYVAMFPPVPSSVIDAGYQDFADRWNPILDVFDDQGVRFAHEVHPSEIAYDYWTLVRSLEAIGHRAAFGVNWDPSHMMWQQIDVVSFIWEFRERIYHVDCKDTRVRPAGGRSGVLGSHLTWGDPRRGWDFVSTGHGDVPWEDAFRALHAIGYDGPISVEWEDAGMDRLHGAAEAVKFVRSLLWEPPAASFDAAFSNQ comes from the coding sequence ATGGACCAGACCCCCGCCCGGCAGCCCGTCACCCTGTTCACCGGCCAGTGGGCCGACCTGCCGTTCGAGGAGGTCGCCCGGCTGGCCGCGAGCTGGGGCTACGACGGCCTGGAGATCGCCGCGTCGGGCGACCACCTCGACCTGCGGCGCGCCGACGAGGACCCGGCCTACGTCCGGAGCCGCCTGGACATCCTGGACCGGCACGGGCTGAAGGTCTACGCGATCTCCAACCACCTGGCCGGGCAGGCGGTCTGCGACGACCCGATCGACTTCCGGCACGAGGCGATCCTGCGCCCGTACGTGTGGGGCGACGGGGACGCCGAGGGGGTGCGCCAGCGCGCGGCCGAGGACATGAAGCGCTCGGCCCGGGTGGCCCGCAAGCTCGGGGTGGACACCGTGGTCGGGTTCACCGGGTCGAGGATCTGGCCCTACGTGGCGATGTTCCCGCCGGTTCCGTCGTCCGTGATCGATGCGGGTTACCAGGACTTCGCCGACCGCTGGAACCCGATCCTCGACGTGTTCGACGACCAGGGTGTGCGGTTCGCGCACGAGGTGCACCCGTCCGAGATAGCCTACGACTACTGGACTCTCGTGCGGTCGCTGGAGGCGATCGGCCACCGTGCGGCGTTCGGGGTGAACTGGGACCCCTCGCACATGATGTGGCAGCAGATCGACGTGGTCTCGTTCATCTGGGAGTTCCGCGAGCGCATCTACCACGTGGACTGCAAGGACACCCGGGTGCGCCCGGCCGGTGGCCGCAGCGGTGTGCTCGGCTCGCACCTGACCTGGGGAGACCCGCGCCGGGGCTGGGATTTCGTCTCCACCGGGCACGGCGACGTGCCCTGGGAGGACGCCTTCCGCGCCCTGCACGCGATCGGCTACGACGGGCCGATCTCGGTCGAGTGGGAGGACGCCGGCATGGACCGGCTGCACGGTGCCGCCGAGGCGGTGAAGTTCGTGCGGTCGCTGTTGTGGGAGCCCCCGGCGGCGTCGTTCGACGCCGCGTTCAGCAACCAGTGA
- a CDS encoding Ig-like domain-containing protein → MGRLSKWVAAGVVVCLAGLFGLVASAGSADAAITKAFGLRYQTDDTGDILLRGNSLVTCPAAATNCLAARSNSLTGTPMNNNAYSMEYVDNDSDSSTVSSSTANVALPAGATVKFAGLYWSGYSTAGNGRTAPSGVTKKNELLFKVPGGAYETITAAPASDFPVDGTASNGTPYLAFADVTAKVQTSGDYTAANIYAATGPDAYAAWALVLVIRDPTLPQRHMVVFDGFGTIESGDTSLDIGLTGLSTPPSGAIDVRLGAVVFEGDAGLTGDQFQFIPPSGATTVLSNAVNPADNPFNSTVSDNGVDVAGRVPDGNTFGFDADVFQSSALIGPSESTATLRMSTSGETFFPAVASFVSNIYAPRLDLVRSASVTDGSGDSRTRPGDLIRYTIKVTNNGQADSTGTRITDAIPAGTDYVAGSLQVDGAAVSDAADTDTGELSSGTLAVRLGTGAGGSGGSGGTLAPAAATTVTYVVRVTGQYTTGGAITGVTGATYSDPQSRSFSTSSNTTSTTVDPARTDLTVTQTTSPAVVQASGSRTVSWAVKVTNNGPDTETAPVLKETLPTGVTGVSVSGATCTLASGTYTCPLSSLADDASTTVTFTATLPATASDPSAASAVVSGAGTDPVTGNNTNSTGVGVNAPPDATGDLAALNSPSLSTDIDVLANDDDPDAADTLTLSSVTAPAHGTATIVGGKVNYTLDDVDFIGTDTFTYTTCDGRGGCDTATVSVAVNDHRRADLKVTQVAAPTVVQRGGSLAVTWNATVVNQGPQSEPSPVLVQKLPTGVTGVTATGATCTTSGTTLTCALGALASGASATVKFAATLPSTATDPSSATATVSGAIADPDASNNAVTTPIGVNRSPVATSDTGSLPADVLTADLDATKNDTDPDGDTLTISSVTSPAHGSASIVGGRIRYTLTDSTFVGDETFSYTVCDGRGACDSASVTVAVADHEVADLGVTQTAGPKVLQRDGSRVATWTATVRNAGPERALAPVLTQTLPAGVTGVATSLAACTVSGVVATCPLTGLDSGETTEITFTATVPADAADPATASAAVKGGSPDPDSTNNTATASVALNTPPVATDDAATLGSSVLRMTIDALAGVSDADDDPLTLKSVGKPAHGTATIVDGKIRYLLTDTDFTGEDTFSYVACDDRSGCDTAQITVTVAGRQHEPSATGDTATVVTGSTVKIDVLANDTDADGGTLTLKRITRAPEHGTAKVVKGKIVYTPDDGYVGTDTVRYEVCDSGGLCSQATAKIAVTAQPPVLKPDTGDVRPGGSTLIDVLGNDSDPAGYPLGSVTIIRYPGTGTATVKGNQIRYQAPSGLKAGTEVTIGYQVCNKAGACSDGEVVLTVAGTPVSGGGLAFTGTRMLGPVAVTGITLILAGLMTHRLVARPRERVRVRTHGRHKA, encoded by the coding sequence ATGGGGCGGCTTTCCAAGTGGGTGGCGGCCGGTGTCGTGGTCTGCCTGGCCGGGCTGTTCGGGCTGGTGGCCAGTGCCGGGTCGGCCGACGCGGCGATCACCAAGGCATTCGGCCTGCGGTACCAGACCGACGACACCGGTGACATCCTGCTGCGCGGCAACAGTCTGGTGACCTGTCCCGCGGCCGCGACGAACTGCCTCGCCGCCCGGAGCAACTCGCTCACCGGCACCCCGATGAACAACAACGCCTACTCGATGGAGTACGTCGACAACGACAGCGACTCCTCCACGGTGTCGAGCTCCACCGCGAACGTCGCGCTGCCGGCCGGGGCCACGGTCAAGTTCGCCGGGCTGTACTGGTCGGGCTACAGCACGGCCGGCAACGGCCGCACCGCCCCGTCGGGCGTGACGAAGAAGAACGAGCTGCTGTTCAAGGTCCCGGGCGGGGCGTACGAGACGATCACCGCCGCCCCGGCGTCGGACTTCCCGGTCGACGGCACCGCGTCGAACGGCACGCCGTACCTGGCGTTCGCCGACGTCACCGCCAAGGTGCAGACCTCGGGCGACTACACGGCCGCCAACATCTACGCGGCCACCGGCCCGGACGCCTACGCCGCCTGGGCCCTGGTGCTGGTGATCCGGGACCCCACCCTGCCGCAGCGGCACATGGTGGTGTTCGACGGTTTCGGCACGATCGAGAGCGGCGACACGTCCCTCGACATCGGGCTGACCGGCCTGTCCACGCCGCCCTCCGGGGCGATCGACGTGCGGCTCGGGGCAGTGGTTTTCGAGGGTGACGCCGGGCTGACCGGGGACCAGTTCCAGTTCATCCCGCCGAGCGGCGCCACGACGGTGCTGAGCAATGCCGTGAACCCGGCGGACAACCCGTTCAACTCCACCGTCTCCGACAACGGCGTGGACGTGGCCGGCCGGGTGCCGGACGGCAACACCTTCGGGTTCGACGCCGACGTGTTCCAGTCCTCGGCCCTGATCGGCCCCTCGGAGAGCACGGCGACGCTGCGGATGAGCACCTCCGGCGAGACCTTCTTCCCGGCCGTGGCCTCGTTCGTGTCCAACATCTACGCGCCGCGGCTGGACCTGGTGCGCTCGGCGTCGGTGACGGACGGCTCGGGTGACAGCCGTACCCGGCCGGGTGACCTGATCAGGTACACGATCAAGGTCACCAACAACGGGCAGGCGGATTCCACCGGCACCCGGATCACCGACGCGATCCCGGCCGGAACCGACTACGTGGCAGGGTCTTTACAGGTGGACGGCGCGGCCGTCAGTGACGCGGCCGACACCGACACCGGCGAGCTGTCGAGCGGCACCCTGGCGGTGCGGCTGGGGACCGGCGCCGGCGGCAGCGGCGGTTCGGGCGGCACCCTGGCGCCGGCCGCCGCCACCACGGTCACCTACGTGGTGCGGGTCACCGGTCAGTACACCACCGGCGGCGCGATCACCGGCGTCACCGGCGCCACCTACTCCGACCCGCAGTCCCGCTCGTTCTCCACCTCGTCGAACACCACCTCGACCACGGTGGACCCGGCACGCACCGACCTGACCGTGACCCAGACGACGAGCCCGGCCGTGGTGCAGGCGAGCGGTTCACGCACCGTGTCGTGGGCGGTGAAGGTGACGAACAACGGTCCCGACACCGAGACCGCCCCGGTGCTGAAGGAGACGCTGCCGACCGGGGTCACCGGGGTCAGCGTGAGCGGTGCCACGTGCACCCTGGCGAGCGGCACCTACACCTGCCCGCTGTCCTCCCTGGCCGACGACGCCTCCACCACCGTCACTTTCACCGCCACGCTGCCCGCCACGGCGAGCGACCCGTCGGCGGCGTCCGCGGTGGTCTCCGGCGCCGGCACCGACCCGGTCACCGGCAACAACACGAACTCGACCGGTGTGGGCGTCAATGCCCCGCCGGACGCGACCGGCGACCTGGCGGCGCTGAACTCCCCGTCCCTGTCGACGGACATCGACGTGCTGGCCAACGACGACGACCCGGACGCGGCGGACACGCTGACGCTCTCGTCGGTGACCGCCCCGGCCCACGGCACGGCGACGATCGTCGGCGGCAAGGTGAACTACACGCTCGACGACGTGGACTTCATCGGTACCGACACCTTCACCTACACCACCTGCGACGGCCGTGGGGGGTGCGACACCGCGACCGTGTCGGTGGCCGTGAACGACCACCGGAGAGCGGATCTGAAGGTGACCCAGGTGGCCGCGCCGACCGTGGTGCAGCGCGGCGGCAGCCTCGCGGTCACCTGGAACGCGACCGTCGTCAACCAGGGGCCGCAGAGCGAGCCCAGCCCGGTGCTGGTGCAGAAGCTGCCCACCGGCGTCACCGGGGTGACCGCCACCGGGGCCACCTGCACCACGTCGGGCACCACGCTCACCTGTGCGCTGGGTGCGCTGGCGAGCGGGGCGTCGGCCACGGTGAAGTTCGCCGCGACGCTGCCCTCGACCGCGACCGACCCCTCCAGCGCGACCGCGACGGTGTCCGGCGCGATCGCCGACCCGGACGCGTCCAACAACGCCGTCACCACGCCGATCGGTGTGAACCGTTCCCCGGTGGCCACTTCCGACACCGGAAGCCTGCCCGCGGACGTCCTCACGGCGGACCTGGACGCCACGAAGAACGACACCGACCCGGACGGCGACACGCTGACGATCAGCTCGGTGACCTCGCCCGCGCACGGCAGCGCCTCGATCGTCGGCGGCAGGATCCGTTACACGCTGACCGACAGCACCTTCGTCGGGGACGAGACGTTCAGCTACACGGTGTGCGACGGGCGCGGTGCCTGTGACAGCGCGTCGGTGACGGTGGCTGTGGCCGACCACGAGGTCGCCGACCTCGGCGTGACCCAGACCGCGGGCCCGAAGGTGCTGCAACGGGACGGTTCCCGGGTGGCCACCTGGACGGCGACGGTGCGCAACGCCGGGCCGGAACGCGCCCTGGCGCCGGTGCTGACGCAGACCCTGCCGGCCGGGGTGACGGGGGTGGCCACCTCGCTGGCCGCGTGCACCGTCAGCGGTGTGGTGGCGACCTGCCCGCTGACCGGGCTGGACAGCGGGGAGACCACCGAGATCACCTTCACCGCAACGGTTCCCGCGGATGCCGCCGACCCGGCCACGGCCAGTGCCGCGGTGAAGGGCGGATCGCCCGACCCGGACAGCACGAACAACACCGCGACGGCGTCGGTCGCGCTGAACACGCCGCCGGTGGCCACCGACGACGCGGCCACGCTGGGCTCGTCGGTGCTGAGGATGACGATCGACGCGCTGGCCGGGGTGAGTGACGCCGACGACGACCCGCTGACGCTGAAGAGTGTGGGCAAGCCGGCCCACGGCACCGCGACGATCGTGGACGGCAAGATCCGGTATCTGCTCACCGACACCGACTTCACCGGTGAGGACACCTTCAGCTACGTGGCCTGTGACGACCGTTCCGGCTGCGACACCGCGCAGATCACCGTGACGGTGGCCGGCCGGCAGCACGAGCCGTCCGCGACGGGTGACACCGCGACGGTCGTGACCGGGTCGACGGTGAAGATCGACGTGCTGGCGAACGACACCGACGCCGACGGCGGCACGCTGACGCTCAAGCGGATCACCCGGGCCCCGGAGCACGGCACCGCGAAGGTGGTGAAGGGCAAGATCGTGTACACGCCGGACGACGGGTACGTGGGCACCGACACGGTGCGCTACGAGGTCTGCGACTCCGGCGGGCTGTGCTCCCAGGCCACCGCGAAGATCGCGGTGACCGCGCAGCCGCCGGTGCTGAAGCCGGACACCGGTGACGTGCGGCCGGGCGGGTCCACGCTCATCGACGTGCTCGGCAACGACAGCGATCCGGCCGGGTACCCGCTGGGCAGCGTGACGATCATCCGGTACCCGGGCACCGGGACCGCCACGGTCAAGGGCAACCAGATCCGCTACCAGGCGCCGTCCGGGCTGAAGGCCGGGACCGAGGTGACCATCGGCTACCAGGTCTGCAACAAGGCCGGTGCCTGCTCGGACGGCGAGGTGGTGCTGACGGTGGCCGGCACCCCGGTCAGCGGCGGCGGCCTGGCGTTCACCGGTACGCGCATGCTGGGGCCGGTCGCGGTCACCGGGATCACGCTGATCCTCGCCGGGCTGATGACCCACCGGCTGGTGGCCCGGCCCCGCGAGCGGGTGAGGGTGCGGACGCACGGCCGGCACAAGGCATGA